In Streptococcus sp. SN-1, a single genomic region encodes these proteins:
- a CDS encoding ATP-binding cassette domain-containing protein: MLTVSDVSLRFSDRKLFDDVNIKFTEGNTYGLIGANGAGKSTFLKILAGDIEPTTGHISLGPDERLSVLRQNHFDYEDERAIDVVIMGNEKLYSIMKEKDAIYMKEDFSDEDGVRAAELEGEFAELGGWEAESEASQLLQNLNIPEELHYQNMSELANGEKVKVLLAKALFGKPDVLLLDEPTNGLDIQSITWLEDFLIDFDNTVIVVSHDRHFLNKVCTHMADLDFGKIKLYVGNYDFWKESSELAAKLLADRNAKAEEKIKQLQEFVARFSANASKSRQATSRKKMLDKIELEEIVPSSRKYPFINFKAEREIGNDLLTVENLTVKIDGETILDNISFILRPGDKTALIGQNDIQTTALIRAIMGDIDYEGTVKWGVTTSRSYLPKDNSADFAGGESILDWLRQFASKEEDDNTFLRGFLGRMLFSGDEVNKPVNVLSGGEKVRVMLSKLMLLKSNVLVLDDPTNHLDLESISSLNDGLKNFKESIIFASHDHEFIQTLANHIIVLSKNGVIDRIDETYDEFLENAEVQAKVKELWKD; encoded by the coding sequence TTGCTTACAGTATCTGATGTTTCACTACGTTTTAGTGATCGCAAACTTTTTGATGATGTCAATATCAAATTTACAGAAGGAAATACTTATGGATTAATTGGTGCTAATGGTGCCGGAAAATCAACCTTTTTAAAAATTTTAGCCGGAGATATCGAACCTACTACTGGTCACATCTCTCTTGGTCCAGATGAACGTCTCTCTGTTCTTCGTCAAAATCACTTTGACTATGAAGATGAACGTGCCATTGATGTCGTTATCATGGGAAATGAAAAACTTTATAGCATCATGAAGGAGAAAGATGCTATCTACATGAAGGAAGATTTCTCAGATGAGGATGGAGTGCGTGCTGCCGAACTCGAAGGAGAGTTTGCCGAGCTTGGGGGCTGGGAAGCAGAAAGTGAAGCCTCTCAACTACTTCAAAACCTAAACATTCCAGAAGAATTGCACTATCAAAACATGAGCGAATTGGCCAACGGTGAAAAAGTAAAAGTTCTCCTTGCTAAAGCACTGTTTGGTAAACCAGATGTGCTTCTATTGGACGAGCCAACCAACGGTTTAGACATCCAATCGATTACTTGGTTAGAAGACTTCTTAATTGATTTTGATAACACCGTTATCGTAGTATCCCACGACCGTCACTTCTTAAACAAAGTATGTACTCACATGGCCGACCTTGACTTTGGAAAAATCAAACTCTATGTCGGAAACTATGACTTCTGGAAGGAATCTTCTGAACTCGCTGCTAAATTGCTAGCAGACCGTAATGCTAAAGCAGAAGAAAAAATTAAACAATTGCAAGAATTCGTTGCTCGTTTCTCTGCTAATGCTTCCAAATCAAGACAAGCAACATCACGTAAGAAAATGCTTGATAAGATTGAACTTGAAGAAATTGTACCATCTAGTCGTAAATATCCATTTATCAACTTTAAAGCGGAACGTGAGATTGGTAATGATCTCTTGACAGTAGAAAATCTAACTGTAAAGATTGATGGTGAGACTATTTTAGATAATATCAGCTTTATCTTGCGTCCAGGTGATAAGACAGCGCTAATTGGACAAAATGACATCCAAACGACTGCATTAATTCGTGCAATCATGGGGGACATTGACTATGAAGGAACTGTCAAGTGGGGAGTAACTACTAGCCGTTCTTACTTGCCAAAAGATAACTCGGCAGATTTTGCAGGAGGAGAGTCAATCCTTGACTGGTTGCGTCAATTCGCAAGTAAAGAAGAAGATGACAATACTTTCCTACGTGGCTTCCTCGGCCGTATGCTCTTCTCTGGAGATGAAGTTAACAAACCTGTAAACGTCTTGTCAGGGGGAGAAAAAGTTCGTGTCATGCTTTCAAAACTCATGCTCTTGAAATCAAATGTCCTTGTACTTGATGACCCAACCAATCACTTGGACTTGGAATCTATCTCAAGCTTGAATGATGGATTGAAAAACTTTAAAGAATCAATCATCTTTGCCAGCCATGACCACGAGTTTATTCAAACTCTAGCTAACCATATCATTGTCTTGTCCAAAAATGGCGTCATTGACCGTATCGATGAAACCTATGATGAATTCCTAGAAAATGCAGAAGTACAAGCAAAAGTAAAAGAACTTTGGAAAGACTAA
- the trpS gene encoding tryptophan--tRNA ligase yields the protein MTKPIILTGDRPTGKLHIGHYVGSLKNRVLLQEEDKYDMFVFLADQQALTDHAKDPQTIVESIGNVALDYLAVGLDPSKSTIFIQSQIPELAELSMYYMNLVSLARLERNPTVKTEIAQKGFGESIPTGFLVYPIAQAADITAFKANYVPVGTDQKPMIEQTREIVRSFNNAYNCDVLVEPEGIYPENERAGRLPGLDGNAKMSKSLNNGIYLADDADTLRKKVMSMYTDPDHIRVEDPGKIEGNMVFHYLDVFGRPEDAQEIADMKEHYQRGGLGDVKTKRYLLEILERELGPIRERRIEFAKDMGEVYNMLQKGSQHAREVAGKTLSEVKGAMGLQYFN from the coding sequence ATGACTAAACCCATTATTTTAACAGGAGACCGTCCAACAGGAAAATTGCATATTGGACATTATGTTGGAAGTCTCAAAAATCGAGTATTATTACAGGAAGAGGATAAGTATGATATGTTTGTGTTCTTGGCTGACCAACAAGCTTTGACAGATCATGCCAAGGATCCTCAAACCATTGTAGAGTCTATTGGAAATGTGGCTTTGGATTATCTTGCAGTTGGATTGGATCCAAGTAAATCGACAATCTTTATTCAAAGCCAGATTCCAGAGTTGGCTGAGTTGTCTATGTATTATATGAATCTAGTTTCATTAGCTCGTTTGGAACGAAATCCGACAGTAAAAACAGAGATTGCTCAGAAAGGCTTTGGAGAAAGTATTCCGACAGGATTTTTGGTCTATCCAATAGCTCAAGCAGCTGACATCACAGCTTTCAAGGCTAATTATGTTCCTGTTGGGACAGATCAGAAACCAATGATTGAGCAAACTCGTGAAATTGTTCGTTCGTTTAACAATGCATATAACTGTGATGTCTTGGTAGAGCCAGAAGGTATTTATCCAGAAAATGAGAGAGCAGGGCGTTTGCCTGGTTTAGATGGAAATGCTAAAATGTCTAAATCACTCAATAATGGTATTTATTTAGCTGATGATGCGGATACTTTGCGTAAAAAAGTAATGAGTATGTATACAGATCCAGATCATATCCGCGTTGAGGATCCAGGTAAAATTGAAGGAAATATGGTTTTCCATTATCTAGATGTTTTTGGTCGTCCAGAAGATGCTCAAGAAATTGCTGACATGAAAGAACATTATCAACGAGGTGGTCTTGGTGATGTGAAGACCAAGCGTTATCTACTTGAAATATTAGAACGTGAACTGGGTCCTATTCGTGAGCGCCGTATTGAATTTGCTAAGGATATGGGGGAAGTTTATAATATGCTTCAAAAAGGTAGTCAACATGCACGAGAAGTTGCAGGAAAAACATTATCTGAAGTCAAGGGAGCAATGGGGCTTCAATATTTTAATTAA
- the guaB gene encoding IMP dehydrogenase produces the protein MSNWDTKFLKKGFTFDDVLLIPAESHVLPNDADLTTKLADNLTLNIPIITAAMDTVTESQMAIAIARAGGLGVIHKNMSIAQQADEVRKVKRSENGVIIDPFFLTPEHTIAEADELMGRYRISGVPVVETLENRKLVGILTNRDLRFISDYNQPISNHMTSENLVTAPVGTDLATAESILQEHRIEKLPLVDEEGRLSGLITIKDIEKVIEFPNAAKDEFGRLLVAGAVGVTSDTFERAEALFEAGADAIVIDTAHGHSAGVLRKIAEIRAHFPDRTLIAGNIATAEGARALYEAGVDVVKVGIGPGSICTTRVIAGVGVPQVTAIYDAAAVAREYGKTIIADGGIKYSGDIVKALAAGGNAVMLGSMFAGTDEAPGETEIFQGRKFKTYRGMGSIAAMKKGSSDRYFQGSVNEANKLVPEGIEGRVAYKGAAADIVFQMIGGIRSGMGYCGAANLKELHDNAQFIEMSGAGLKESHPHDVQITNEAPNYSM, from the coding sequence ATGTCTAATTGGGACACTAAATTTTTGAAAAAAGGTTTTACCTTTGATGATGTATTGCTTATTCCAGCTGAAAGTCATGTGTTACCTAATGATGCGGATTTAACAACTAAATTGGCAGATAATTTGACTTTAAATATCCCAATTATTACAGCCGCAATGGACACAGTAACAGAAAGTCAAATGGCAATTGCTATTGCTCGTGCGGGTGGTCTCGGAGTTATTCATAAAAATATGTCTATTGCACAGCAAGCAGATGAGGTTCGTAAAGTAAAACGTTCTGAAAATGGTGTTATTATTGATCCTTTCTTCTTGACGCCTGAACATACAATTGCTGAAGCAGATGAGCTTATGGGTCGTTACCGCATCAGTGGTGTTCCAGTTGTTGAAACACTTGAAAATCGTAAATTGGTTGGTATTTTGACAAACCGAGATCTTCGTTTTATTTCAGACTATAACCAACCAATCTCAAACCATATGACTAGTGAAAATCTTGTTACTGCTCCTGTGGGTACAGATCTTGCAACAGCTGAGAGTATTCTTCAAGAACACCGTATTGAAAAACTTCCTTTGGTAGATGAAGAAGGTCGTCTTTCTGGTTTGATTACTATCAAAGATATTGAAAAAGTTATTGAGTTTCCAAATGCTGCTAAAGATGAGTTTGGTCGTCTTCTAGTTGCAGGTGCAGTAGGTGTTACTTCAGATACATTTGAACGTGCAGAGGCTCTTTTTGAGGCAGGCGCGGATGCGATTGTTATTGATACTGCGCATGGTCATTCTGCAGGTGTCTTGCGTAAAATTGCTGAGATTCGTGCTCACTTCCCAGATCGTACTTTGATTGCTGGAAATATTGCTACTGCTGAGGGAGCGCGCGCACTTTACGAAGCAGGTGTAGACGTTGTCAAGGTTGGTATTGGACCAGGTTCGATCTGTACTACTCGTGTAATTGCAGGTGTTGGTGTTCCACAAGTAACAGCTATCTATGATGCTGCAGCTGTTGCGCGTGAATATGGTAAGACTATCATTGCTGACGGTGGAATCAAGTATTCTGGAGATATTGTAAAAGCCCTTGCTGCAGGTGGAAATGCTGTTATGCTTGGATCTATGTTTGCTGGAACTGATGAAGCTCCAGGTGAAACTGAAATCTTCCAAGGACGTAAGTTCAAGACTTACCGTGGTATGGGATCAATTGCTGCTATGAAAAAAGGCTCAAGCGATCGTTACTTCCAAGGTTCTGTCAATGAAGCAAACAAACTTGTTCCAGAAGGAATTGAAGGTCGTGTTGCTTATAAAGGAGCGGCAGCTGATATTGTTTTCCAAATGATTGGTGGCATTCGCTCTGGTATGGGTTACTGTGGTGCAGCTAACCTTAAAGAACTACATGATAATGCTCAATTTATTGAAATGTCTGGTGCTGGCTTGAAAGAAAGCCATCCTCATGATGTACAAATTACTAATGAGGCGCCAAATTATTCTATGTAA
- the recF gene encoding DNA replication/repair protein RecF, which translates to MWLQHLSLKTFRNYKETKIDFNPKLNIFLGRNAQGKTNMLEAIYFLALTRSHRTRTDKNLIHFDEEQLHLSGLVQKKTGSIPLEIELTQKGRVTKVNHLKQARLSDYVGHMNVVLFAPEDLQLIKGAPSVRRKFIDMELGQIKPIYLSDLTNYNHILKQRNTYLKSAQKIDETFLSVLDDQLVDYGCRVMNHRLDFIKKLEHFGRKKHFELSNQIEELSISYQSSVKITDKEDLSESFKIALEKSRSRDLFKKNTGVGPHRDDISFYINRMDASFGSQGQHRSLVLSIKLAEIELMESITTESPILLLDDVMSELDNTRQLKLLETISRSIQTFITTTSLDHLQNLPENLSNFTIQDGKVTVN; encoded by the coding sequence ATGTGGCTACAACACCTATCTCTTAAAACTTTTCGTAACTACAAAGAGACGAAAATAGACTTTAATCCTAAATTAAATATCTTTTTAGGACGCAATGCACAAGGTAAAACAAATATGTTAGAGGCTATCTATTTTTTAGCCTTAACACGTAGCCATCGAACTCGAACAGATAAAAATCTCATTCATTTTGATGAGGAACAACTTCATCTTTCAGGTCTTGTTCAGAAAAAAACGGGATCTATTCCTCTCGAAATTGAACTAACACAAAAAGGGCGTGTGACAAAAGTTAATCACTTAAAACAGGCACGCCTTTCAGATTATGTAGGACACATGAATGTTGTCTTATTTGCTCCTGAAGATTTACAACTAATTAAAGGAGCACCTTCGGTTCGACGAAAATTCATTGATATGGAACTTGGACAAATCAAGCCAATCTATTTATCAGATTTAACCAATTATAACCATATTCTTAAGCAAAGAAACACTTATCTAAAATCAGCTCAAAAAATAGATGAAACCTTCCTTTCAGTACTAGATGATCAGCTAGTCGATTATGGATGTCGTGTAATGAATCACCGCTTAGATTTCATAAAAAAACTAGAACATTTTGGCCGTAAGAAACATTTTGAACTCTCTAATCAGATTGAAGAGCTGTCAATATCCTATCAATCTTCTGTAAAGATAACTGACAAAGAAGACTTATCAGAATCTTTCAAAATTGCTTTAGAAAAAAGTAGGTCCAGAGATTTATTTAAAAAGAACACTGGTGTTGGTCCTCATCGGGATGACATTTCTTTTTATATAAATAGAATGGATGCTAGTTTTGGAAGTCAAGGCCAACATCGTAGTCTCGTACTCTCGATAAAATTAGCAGAAATCGAGTTAATGGAAAGTATTACTACAGAATCTCCGATATTATTGCTTGACGATGTTATGAGTGAACTTGACAACACTAGACAGTTAAAATTATTAGAAACGATTTCTCGGTCAATCCAAACCTTTATTACAACAACAAGCTTAGATCATCTTCAAAATCTACCAGAAAATCTAAGTAACTTCACCATTCAGGATGGTAAAGTTACTGTAAATTAA
- the yaaA gene encoding S4 domain-containing protein YaaA encodes MEYKLFEEFITLQALLKELGITHSGGAIKSFLSEHSVYFNGELESRRGKKLRIGDKVDIPDMNIDILLTQPTSEEQDEYQADKVEKERIAKLVKEMNKGVKKDKSKPTSSPKSKQAPRFPGR; translated from the coding sequence ATGGAATACAAATTATTTGAAGAATTTATTACCCTCCAAGCACTACTCAAAGAACTTGGAATTACACATAGCGGAGGAGCTATTAAATCCTTTCTCTCTGAACATTCTGTTTACTTTAATGGGGAATTAGAGAGTCGTCGTGGTAAAAAACTTCGTATTGGTGATAAAGTTGACATCCCTGACATGAATATTGACATCTTGTTGACACAACCTACTTCTGAAGAACAAGATGAATACCAAGCTGATAAAGTTGAAAAAGAACGAATCGCTAAACTTGTTAAGGAGATGAATAAAGGAGTAAAAAAAGACAAATCAAAACCTACTTCATCACCCAAAAGCAAACAAGCTCCGCGATTCCCTGGTAGATAA
- a CDS encoding M16 family metallopeptidase, whose protein sequence is MELVHGISTHFIQSKKFKTNKITVRFTAPLSLDTIAGRMLSASMLETANQMYPTSQNFRRHLASLYGTDMSTNCFRRGQSHVVELTFNYVRDEFLSRKNVLTSQVLELVKETLFSPVVFDNRFDSDLFEIEKKQLLASLAADMDDSFYFAHKELDKLFFHDERHQLEYSDLRNRILAETPQSSYSCFQEFLANDRIDFFFLGDFNEVEIQNVLESFGFKGREVDVKIQYCQPYSNILQEGMVRKNVGQSILELGYHCPSEYGDEQHLPMIVMNGLLGGFAHSKLFTNVRENAGLAYTISSQLDLFSGFLRMYAGIDRENRNQARKMMNNQLLDLKKGYFTELELEQTKEMIRRSLLLSQDNQSSLIERSYQNALLGKSSADFKSWIAKLEQVDKDAICRAANNVKLQAIYFMEGIE, encoded by the coding sequence ATGGAGTTAGTGCATGGAATTTCAACACATTTTATCCAATCAAAAAAGTTTAAAACGAACAAAATTACCGTGCGTTTTACAGCTCCATTATCTCTTGATACGATTGCAGGTCGCATGTTGAGTGCGAGTATGCTAGAAACTGCCAACCAGATGTACCCCACTTCTCAAAATTTTAGGAGACACTTGGCCAGTCTATATGGTACAGATATGTCAACCAATTGTTTTAGAAGAGGGCAAAGTCATGTTGTAGAATTGACATTTAATTATGTTCGTGATGAGTTTTTAAGTAGGAAAAATGTGCTAACTTCTCAGGTTTTGGAACTTGTAAAAGAAACTCTTTTTTCACCCGTAGTATTTGATAATAGGTTTGATTCGGACTTATTTGAAATTGAGAAAAAACAATTGCTAGCAAGTTTAGCAGCTGATATGGATGATTCTTTTTATTTCGCACATAAAGAATTAGATAAATTATTTTTTCATGATGAACGTCACCAATTGGAATATAGTGATTTACGAAATCGTATTTTAGCTGAAACTCCACAAAGTTCTTATTCTTGTTTCCAAGAATTTTTGGCCAATGATCGAATAGATTTCTTTTTCCTAGGTGACTTTAATGAGGTTGAAATTCAAAATGTATTAGAATCATTTGGCTTTAAAGGTCGAGAAGTGGATGTGAAGATTCAATATTGCCAACCTTATTCCAATATCTTGCAAGAAGGCATGGTTCGGAAAAATGTGGGACAGTCTATTTTGGAATTAGGTTATCATTGCCCTTCTGAATATGGTGATGAGCAACATTTACCCATGATTGTAATGAATGGTTTACTTGGTGGATTTGCTCACTCTAAACTTTTTACAAATGTCCGTGAAAATGCTGGATTAGCTTATACTATTTCAAGTCAGCTTGATTTATTTAGTGGATTCTTGAGAATGTATGCTGGTATTGACCGAGAAAATCGTAACCAGGCTCGTAAAATGATGAATAATCAACTGCTTGATTTAAAAAAAGGTTATTTTACAGAGCTTGAGTTAGAGCAGACCAAGGAAATGATTCGTCGGTCTTTGTTACTTTCTCAAGATAACCAATCTTCATTGATTGAACGTTCTTATCAAAATGCCTTACTTGGAAAATCTTCAGCAGACTTTAAAAGTTGGATTGCAAAACTTGAGCAAGTTGACAAAGATGCTATTTGTAGAGCAGCTAATAATGTGAAACTACAAGCGATTTACTTTATGGAAGGAATAGAATGA
- a CDS encoding M16 family metallopeptidase, with the protein MTKVVFEEKYYPAVKEMVYRTRLANGLTVALLPKKEFKEVYGSVTVQFGSVDTLVTEVDGDVKQYPAGIAHFLEHKLFEREDSSDLMLAFTSLGADSNAFTSFTKTNYLFSATDHFLENLDLLGELVTSAHFTEASILREQDIIQQEREMYQDDPDSCLFFSTLANLYPGTPLATDIVGSEESISQINLTNLQENFTRFYKPVNMSLFLVGNFDVERVQGYFERKELKDLDIQEVAREKFVLQAVKQTDSMRMEVSSPKLAIGVRGKREVAEADCYRHHILLKLLFAMMFGWTSDRFQKLYESGKIDASLSLEIEVTSRFHFIMLTMDTKEPVALSHQFRKAIRNFTKDLDITEDHLDIIKREMFGEFFSSMNSLEFIAMQYDAFEHGETIFDLPKILQEITLEDVLDAGHHLIDDGDIVDFTIFPS; encoded by the coding sequence ATGACAAAGGTTGTTTTTGAAGAAAAATACTATCCAGCTGTAAAAGAAATGGTTTATCGAACTCGTTTGGCAAATGGATTGACAGTAGCTCTTTTGCCTAAAAAGGAATTTAAAGAGGTTTACGGGAGTGTAACTGTACAGTTTGGTTCGGTAGATACGCTTGTCACAGAAGTTGACGGAGATGTAAAACAATATCCTGCAGGAATTGCTCATTTTCTTGAACATAAATTATTTGAAAGAGAAGATTCTAGCGATTTGATGTTGGCTTTTACGAGTCTAGGTGCAGATAGCAATGCCTTTACAAGCTTTACAAAAACAAACTATCTTTTTTCAGCAACGGATCATTTTTTAGAAAATTTAGATTTACTTGGTGAATTGGTAACATCAGCACACTTTACTGAAGCTTCCATTTTAAGAGAGCAGGATATTATCCAGCAAGAACGAGAAATGTATCAAGATGATCCAGATTCGTGTTTATTCTTTTCAACTTTAGCGAATTTGTATCCTGGCACACCTCTAGCAACTGATATAGTTGGAAGTGAAGAGTCCATTTCCCAAATCAATCTAACTAATTTGCAAGAAAATTTTACAAGGTTTTACAAACCTGTAAACATGTCTCTCTTTTTAGTTGGCAATTTTGATGTGGAGCGAGTTCAGGGCTATTTTGAAAGAAAAGAACTGAAAGATTTAGATATTCAGGAAGTAGCAAGGGAAAAGTTTGTTTTACAGGCTGTAAAGCAAACAGACAGTATGAGAATGGAGGTATCTTCTCCCAAACTAGCGATTGGAGTTAGAGGTAAGCGAGAAGTTGCTGAGGCGGATTGCTATCGACATCATATTTTATTAAAATTATTGTTTGCAATGATGTTTGGTTGGACTTCGGATCGTTTTCAGAAATTATATGAATCAGGTAAAATAGATGCGTCCTTATCTCTGGAAATTGAAGTAACAAGTCGATTTCATTTTATTATGTTGACAATGGATACGAAAGAACCAGTTGCTTTATCCCATCAATTTAGGAAGGCCATTCGTAATTTTACAAAGGATTTAGATATTACAGAGGATCATTTAGATATTATCAAAAGAGAGATGTTTGGAGAATTTTTCAGTAGCATGAACTCTCTTGAATTTATTGCAATGCAATATGATGCTTTTGAACATGGTGAGACAATTTTTGATTTGCCGAAAATTTTACAGGAAATTACTTTAGAGGATGTCCTTGATGCTGGACATCATTTAATAGATGATGGTGACATAGTTGATTTTACAATATTCCCATCGTAG
- the rodZ gene encoding cytoskeleton protein RodZ, translating into MRKKTIGEVLRLARINQGLSLDELQKKTEIQLDMLEAMEADDFDQLPSPFYTRSFLRKYAWAVELDDKIVLDAYDSGSMITYEEVDVDEDELTGRRRSSRKKKKKTSFLPLFYFILFALSILIFVTYYVWNYIQTQPEGPSLSNYSVVQSTSSTSSVPHSSSSSSSSSSSSIESAISVSGEGNHVEIAYKTSKETVKLQLAVSDVTSWISVSESELEGGVTLSPDNKSAEATVATKSPVTITLGVVKGVALTVDNQTVDLSKLTAQTGQITVTFTKN; encoded by the coding sequence ATGAGAAAAAAAACAATTGGAGAGGTTTTACGATTAGCTAGAATCAATCAGGGATTGAGTTTAGATGAATTGCAGAAAAAGACAGAAATCCAGTTAGATATGTTGGAAGCAATGGAAGCAGACGATTTCGATCAACTTCCAAGTCCTTTTTACACGCGTTCTTTCTTGAGAAAATATGCATGGGCTGTTGAGTTAGATGACAAAATTGTCTTGGATGCTTATGATTCTGGGAGTATGATTACTTATGAGGAAGTAGACGTTGATGAAGATGAGTTGACAGGTCGTAGACGTTCAAGTAGGAAAAAGAAGAAAAAAACATCCTTTTTACCTTTATTTTATTTTATCCTTTTTGCTTTATCGATTTTAATTTTTGTGACCTATTATGTTTGGAACTATATTCAAACTCAACCAGAGGGACCTTCTCTTTCTAATTACAGTGTGGTTCAATCAACAAGTTCAACTAGCTCTGTTCCCCACTCCTCAAGTAGTAGTTCATCTAGCAGTTCTTCTAGTATAGAATCAGCTATAAGTGTATCAGGCGAAGGAAATCATGTAGAAATCGCTTATAAGACAAGTAAGGAAACAGTTAAATTGCAATTGGCAGTTTCAGATGTTACAAGTTGGATCAGCGTTTCAGAAAGCGAACTTGAGGGCGGTGTAACCTTATCACCGGATAATAAAAGCGCAGAAGCAACAGTTGCAACTAAAAGTCCTGTAACCATTACCTTAGGTGTTGTAAAAGGTGTTGCTTTGACAGTAGATAATCAGACTGTTGATTTATCGAAATTAACAGCTCAGACTGGACAAATCACTGTAACCTTTACTAAAAATTAA
- the pgsA gene encoding CDP-diacylglycerol--glycerol-3-phosphate 3-phosphatidyltransferase, with product MKKEQIPNLLTIGRILFIPIFIFILTIGNSIDSHIVAAIIFAVASITDYLDGYLARKWNVVSNFGKFADPMADKLLVMSAFIMLIELGMAPAWIVAVIICRELAVTGLRLLLVETGGTVLAAAMPGKIKTFSQMFAIIFLLLHWTLLGQVLLYVALFFTIYSGYDYFKSSAYVFKGTFGSK from the coding sequence ATGAAAAAAGAACAAATTCCCAATCTCTTAACAATAGGTCGAATTCTCTTTATACCTATTTTTATCTTTATTTTAACGATAGGAAATTCGATAGATAGTCATATAGTGGCAGCTATTATCTTTGCTGTTGCCAGTATTACCGACTATTTAGATGGATATTTAGCTCGTAAATGGAATGTGGTCAGTAATTTTGGTAAATTTGCAGATCCTATGGCGGATAAGTTACTAGTTATGTCGGCTTTTATTATGCTGATTGAGTTAGGTATGGCTCCGGCTTGGATTGTTGCAGTGATTATCTGTCGTGAGTTGGCTGTGACAGGTTTAAGGCTTTTATTGGTTGAAACTGGTGGAACGGTTTTAGCAGCGGCAATGCCTGGAAAAATTAAAACTTTTAGTCAGATGTTTGCGATTATTTTCTTGCTATTACATTGGACTTTGCTTGGTCAAGTTCTACTTTATGTAGCCTTGTTTTTCACTATCTACTCTGGCTATGACTATTTCAAGAGTAGTGCCTATGTATTTAAAGGGACATTTGGTTCGAAATGA
- a CDS encoding energy-coupling factor ABC transporter ATP-binding protein, which translates to MKSVIDVKNLSFRYKESQEYYDVKDITFHVKRGEWLSIVGHNGSGKSTTVRLIDGLLEAESGEIVIDGQRLTEENVWNIRRQIGMVFQNPDNQFVGATVEDDVAFGLENQGLSRQEMKKRVEEALDLVGMLDFKKREPARLSGGQKQRVAIAGVVALRPAILILDEATSMLDPEGRRELIDTVKGIRKDYDMTVISITHDLEEVAMSDRVLVMKRGEIESTSSPRELFSRNDLDQIGLDNPFANQLKHSLSQNGYDLPENYLTESELEDKLWELL; encoded by the coding sequence ATGAAATCAGTAATTGATGTAAAAAATCTTTCTTTTCGTTATAAGGAAAGTCAAGAATACTATGATGTGAAGGATATTACGTTTCACGTGAAACGTGGGGAATGGCTTTCGATTGTAGGGCATAATGGTAGTGGTAAATCAACGACGGTTCGTTTAATTGATGGCTTACTGGAAGCAGAATCCGGAGAGATTGTAATTGATGGCCAACGGCTGACTGAGGAAAATGTTTGGAATATACGTCGTCAAATCGGTATGGTTTTTCAAAATCCAGATAATCAATTCGTTGGAGCGACTGTTGAAGATGATGTTGCTTTTGGTTTGGAAAATCAGGGACTTTCTCGTCAAGAAATGAAAAAGAGAGTGGAGGAAGCTCTGGATTTGGTTGGCATGTTGGACTTTAAAAAGAGAGAGCCAGCGCGTCTATCAGGTGGCCAAAAGCAACGTGTAGCCATTGCAGGTGTTGTAGCCCTAAGACCAGCTATTTTAATCTTAGATGAAGCAACGAGTATGTTGGATCCTGAGGGGCGTAGAGAACTGATTGATACAGTAAAAGGAATTCGAAAAGACTATGATATGACCGTCATTTCCATTACACATGATTTGGAAGAAGTTGCCATGAGTGATCGTGTATTGGTCATGAAAAGAGGGGAAATTGAATCAACTAGTAGTCCAAGGGAACTTTTCTCTCGAAATGATTTAGATCAAATTGGATTAGACAATCCTTTTGCCAATCAATTAAAACATTCTTTGAGCCAGAATGGCTATGATTTGCCTGAAAATTATTTGACAGAAAGTGAGCTAGAGGATAAGCTATGGGAATTGCTCTAG